In Streptococcus dysgalactiae subsp. dysgalactiae, the following are encoded in one genomic region:
- the groES gene encoding co-chaperone GroES — translation MLKPLGDRVVVRFDEDKEQTVGGFVLAGTHKESTRRATVVAVSENGIRSITGDAVLPSVAVGQEVLVENGHDLEVTVDGEKVSIIRESDIIAIVAE, via the coding sequence ATGTTAAAACCATTAGGTGACCGTGTGGTCGTAAGATTTGACGAAGACAAAGAACAGACCGTCGGTGGTTTTGTTCTGGCAGGAACTCATAAAGAGTCAACACGTAGAGCGACAGTTGTTGCTGTCAGCGAAAATGGCATCCGTAGCATTACTGGTGATGCTGTTCTTCCGTCAGTAGCCGTTGGGCAGGAAGTGTTGGTTGAAAACGGACATGACTTGGAAGTAACTGTTGATGGTGAAAAGGTGTCTATCATTCGTGAATCTGATATCATCGCGATTGTCGCAGAATAA